One genomic segment of Puniceicoccus vermicola includes these proteins:
- a CDS encoding HEAT repeat domain-containing protein: MVSVSILLFAHLSAQTNQSAEEYFEENPEIKEDVREKSIQMQRSELDVSSVLEAPTLEEKKLAGRKIIYRIVADGDPVLATHAIMFMSYSLPQGLEPALRKRLSSRKGDSWVGSHLRFSAIHYLVLLGDQESFDTIIDFAQSSDPTYRQRAYRSVRDIHPDSATPEQKARILKILRKAYREEADPAGRSGAVSALVYWESPERVNMYVRELKNKANGREDRESLRAAIEMDQLRIWSREGMVETERVAEVEGKGFENSKKDPLVRDQLFRQRLYRMVRDGQHDEKMFAVEALAQRGDPQTEQVMEFFSYSDKWQERLRSAFYLLLTGKSEEAYKRLQDEQQPFVKLALLCAFVEQSPISGDE; encoded by the coding sequence TTGGTCTCAGTCTCAATTTTGCTTTTTGCTCATTTATCCGCGCAGACGAATCAATCGGCGGAAGAGTATTTTGAGGAAAATCCCGAGATCAAAGAGGACGTCCGGGAGAAATCGATCCAAATGCAACGGTCTGAGTTGGATGTGAGTTCAGTTCTCGAAGCACCCACCTTGGAAGAGAAAAAGTTGGCTGGACGGAAGATCATTTATCGAATCGTGGCGGATGGCGATCCAGTTCTCGCAACCCATGCGATCATGTTCATGTCTTACAGTCTTCCTCAAGGTCTGGAGCCGGCATTGCGAAAAAGACTTTCAAGCAGGAAGGGTGATTCCTGGGTTGGCAGTCACCTTCGTTTTAGCGCGATTCACTATCTTGTGCTTCTGGGGGATCAGGAGTCTTTCGACACGATCATCGATTTTGCGCAGTCTTCGGATCCTACCTATCGCCAACGAGCATACCGAAGCGTAAGGGATATTCATCCGGATTCGGCGACCCCCGAGCAGAAGGCGAGAATTCTCAAAATCCTCCGAAAGGCTTATCGTGAGGAGGCTGATCCGGCTGGCCGGTCGGGTGCGGTATCGGCCCTCGTGTATTGGGAATCTCCCGAGCGAGTGAACATGTATGTTCGCGAGTTGAAGAACAAAGCAAACGGTCGGGAGGACCGTGAATCGCTTCGAGCGGCGATCGAGATGGATCAACTGAGGATTTGGTCGCGCGAAGGAATGGTCGAAACCGAGCGGGTAGCCGAAGTCGAGGGAAAGGGCTTTGAGAATTCGAAGAAAGATCCGTTGGTGCGGGATCAGCTATTTCGCCAAAGACTTTACCGGATGGTTCGGGATGGGCAACACGACGAGAAAATGTTCGCGGTGGAAGCCCTTGCTCAACGGGGGGATCCACAGACCGAGCAAGTGATGGAGTTCTTTTCGTATTCGGATAAATGGCAAGAACGACTACGCAGCGCTTTTTACCTGCTGCTCACGGGAAAGTCGGAGGAAGCCTACAAACGGCTTCAGGATGAACAGCAACCATTTGTGAAACTCGCCCTTCTCTGTGCTTTTGTCGAGCAGTCCCCGATTTCAGGCGATGAATAA
- a CDS encoding iron-sulfur cluster assembly scaffold protein encodes MFTIEGIPQLPNSHRIGVAPAATSRDVGRVTEKTDRHDTLQTIYKERLLQLFRNPLGTETPDAAAIRGWAKNRSCGDEVAFYSLLSENGVAQCWHDTAGCAISTATSSLLVEALAGKSREDARKLLDQIRAMVFEGKEVDVDDDVKILSAVHDLRTRHECVGVALKAAEESLEPKGSTE; translated from the coding sequence ATGTTCACAATTGAGGGAATTCCCCAGTTGCCTAATTCTCATCGGATCGGAGTTGCGCCAGCCGCCACCTCGCGAGATGTTGGGAGGGTGACCGAAAAGACCGACAGGCACGATACGCTGCAGACGATTTACAAAGAGCGCCTGCTCCAACTGTTCCGCAATCCTTTAGGGACGGAAACGCCGGACGCTGCGGCCATCCGTGGCTGGGCGAAGAATCGCAGCTGCGGGGACGAGGTGGCGTTCTACTCCCTCCTCTCCGAGAACGGCGTCGCGCAGTGCTGGCATGATACCGCCGGATGCGCGATCTCGACCGCGACTTCCTCCCTGCTGGTCGAAGCGTTGGCCGGAAAAAGCCGGGAAGACGCCCGCAAACTTCTCGACCAAATCCGGGCCATGGTCTTCGAAGGGAAAGAGGTCGATGTCGACGACGATGTGAAAATCCTCTCTGCCGTGCACGATCTCCGCACCCGTCACGAATGCGTCGGGGTCGCCCTCAAAGCTGCTGAAGAATCTCTCGAACCGAAAGGGTCGACCGAATGA
- a CDS encoding heavy metal translocating P-type ATPase gives MNVGCSVCAPGSPEENSESSDSIFWIRLGISLVLAGQSMVFGLAINIASPVYGSATYWTLHGALFASAMVVIALLGPRLGRESWAAFRAGKITVEALFLVTCAGALIGSLLASITGTGSVYYEVVAIVLSVYTVGKRAGTLSRNKVLQEINRYRETFESAREILEGGEVRVTRVEFLRPGARVRIDPGEAVPVDGIILEGTGYLEQSQLTGEPVPIIGRPGGPIHAGSWSVDGTFTVETRKPVGERQIDQILAWVEQARERPSRLQHWADNTIRWFFPLVLTISALTFTGWFLFGSGGWAAALFNAMAVLLVSCPCALGLATPIAIWKGLFRLSEKGLLCRHGEAFDAFARTHRIFFDKTGTLSSAHLVVRDFQTFEDSPTDPATLRNWVASAEKGQEHPIARALTGLVDEPSAEITDRHILPGKGISATVRENGRNYSLQIGTPGNQKSDAATPALPEKVILVQVDGHDAAEIRVEENLRNETEECLHGLRDRGINVDILSGDPNPRWKNISGISVQESLRPEEKRARVQESVELGEEPIFVGDGINDTPAMAAGAASVSIGEGASLPRGTSDAVLLGNDLTTLLRGIDLARRVHRGVETNVRFAVIYNIIGILLAAAGILHPIAAALLMLGSSATVSIRALLTAEFPTPK, from the coding sequence ATGAACGTGGGCTGCTCGGTCTGCGCCCCAGGCTCTCCCGAGGAGAATTCTGAATCGTCGGACTCCATCTTTTGGATCCGGCTCGGGATTTCCCTCGTGCTTGCGGGCCAAAGCATGGTCTTCGGCCTTGCGATCAACATCGCCAGCCCAGTCTACGGCTCCGCCACGTATTGGACCCTGCACGGAGCCCTTTTCGCCTCCGCCATGGTGGTCATCGCCCTCCTTGGCCCGCGGCTCGGCCGCGAATCCTGGGCCGCCTTCCGCGCCGGAAAGATCACGGTCGAGGCTCTCTTTCTCGTCACCTGCGCTGGAGCCCTCATCGGCTCCCTGCTCGCCTCCATCACTGGCACCGGGTCCGTCTACTACGAGGTGGTCGCGATCGTTCTCTCCGTCTACACCGTGGGGAAACGGGCGGGAACGCTATCGCGTAACAAAGTTCTTCAGGAGATCAACCGCTACCGGGAAACCTTCGAATCGGCTCGCGAGATTTTGGAGGGCGGCGAAGTTCGGGTTACCCGCGTCGAGTTTCTTCGGCCCGGTGCCCGGGTCCGCATCGACCCCGGAGAAGCGGTCCCGGTCGACGGAATCATCCTGGAGGGAACCGGCTATCTCGAACAGTCGCAGCTCACCGGTGAGCCCGTCCCCATCATCGGACGCCCCGGAGGGCCGATCCATGCGGGCTCTTGGTCGGTCGACGGAACCTTCACCGTCGAAACCCGCAAACCAGTCGGCGAGCGCCAGATCGACCAGATTCTCGCTTGGGTCGAACAAGCCCGCGAACGTCCGTCACGGCTTCAGCATTGGGCCGACAACACCATCCGCTGGTTTTTCCCGCTCGTTCTGACCATCTCGGCCCTCACCTTTACCGGATGGTTCTTGTTCGGCTCCGGTGGATGGGCCGCGGCTCTCTTCAACGCTATGGCTGTCCTTCTGGTGTCATGCCCCTGTGCCTTGGGACTCGCCACCCCCATCGCGATCTGGAAAGGCCTTTTCCGGCTCTCGGAAAAAGGGCTGCTCTGCCGCCACGGCGAGGCCTTCGACGCCTTTGCCCGCACCCACCGTATCTTTTTCGACAAGACCGGGACCCTGAGCTCGGCCCACCTGGTCGTCCGCGACTTCCAAACTTTTGAGGATTCTCCCACCGACCCAGCCACTCTCCGCAACTGGGTAGCCAGCGCCGAGAAGGGACAGGAACATCCCATCGCCCGGGCCCTGACCGGTCTCGTCGATGAGCCTTCCGCCGAGATCACCGACCGCCACATCCTCCCGGGAAAAGGAATCTCCGCGACGGTTCGCGAGAACGGGCGCAACTACTCGCTGCAGATCGGCACCCCCGGCAACCAGAAGTCCGATGCCGCAACTCCCGCCCTTCCTGAGAAGGTCATCCTCGTCCAGGTCGACGGCCATGACGCCGCTGAAATCCGGGTCGAGGAAAACCTCCGCAACGAGACCGAAGAATGCCTGCATGGACTCCGCGACCGGGGAATCAATGTCGACATCCTCTCCGGCGACCCCAATCCCCGCTGGAAGAATATTTCCGGAATCTCCGTCCAAGAATCCCTCCGTCCCGAAGAAAAACGCGCGCGGGTCCAAGAATCCGTCGAGCTCGGCGAGGAGCCGATTTTCGTCGGCGACGGCATCAACGACACCCCCGCCATGGCCGCGGGCGCAGCCTCCGTCTCGATCGGCGAAGGGGCCTCTCTACCCCGCGGGACTTCCGACGCGGTTCTCCTCGGCAATGATCTGACCACCCTCCTCCGCGGCATCGACCTCGCCCGCCGCGTTCATCGCGGCGTGGAAACCAATGTTCGCTTTGCGGTCATCTACAACATCATCGGCATCCTGCTCGCCGCGGCCGGTATTCTTCACCCCATCGCCGCGGCTCTTCTCATGCTGGGTTCCAGCGCCACCGTATCCATCCGCGCTCTCCTCACCGCCGAATTTCCCACGCCAAAGTGA
- a CDS encoding glycosyltransferase, translated as MKITLVTETFPPEINGVAMTLEKLALGLSRLGHQVSVIRPRQKEEPEPRPEFAEIPVAGIALPGYSELNMGLPVFHKIDELWRESRPDAVYLATEGPLGIAALLVALVRGILPVSGFHTNFHEYMRHYKLQWMEQIAEQYLRTVHNSTWRTFGPSRDLLGRLEEAGFRNLRLLERGVDTTLFTPERRSEELRKSWGAPPDSPVFLTVGRVASEKNMQLLFRAWEKIRTQRPDARLVIVGDGPERKALEKAWPDALFAGARRGDDLAAHYASADFFLFPSITETFGNVVTEALASGLVVLAFDYAAPGKFIQHEENGFIVPFKNEEAFLTVADCLTPSDQDWSAMREAARETGLQLSWEAVLERFVKDLREAIAQQKADGLQQI; from the coding sequence GTGAAAATCACCCTCGTCACCGAAACCTTCCCCCCCGAGATCAACGGAGTCGCCATGACTCTCGAAAAACTCGCCCTCGGCCTCTCCCGCCTCGGTCACCAAGTCTCGGTCATCCGTCCCCGGCAAAAGGAGGAACCCGAGCCCCGCCCCGAATTTGCCGAAATCCCCGTGGCTGGCATCGCCCTTCCCGGCTATTCGGAGCTGAACATGGGCCTGCCCGTCTTTCACAAGATTGACGAACTCTGGCGCGAATCCCGGCCCGACGCCGTCTACCTCGCCACCGAAGGCCCCCTTGGGATCGCTGCCCTTCTCGTCGCCCTCGTCCGCGGGATCTTGCCCGTCTCCGGCTTCCACACCAACTTCCACGAATATATGCGCCACTATAAGTTGCAGTGGATGGAGCAGATCGCCGAGCAATACCTACGCACGGTACACAACTCCACTTGGCGCACCTTCGGCCCCTCCCGGGACCTCCTCGGCCGCCTTGAAGAAGCCGGCTTTCGCAACCTTCGCCTCCTGGAGCGAGGCGTCGACACCACACTCTTCACCCCCGAACGCCGATCCGAAGAGTTGCGCAAATCCTGGGGAGCCCCCCCCGACTCGCCCGTATTTTTGACCGTCGGCCGGGTCGCCTCGGAAAAAAACATGCAGCTGCTATTTCGAGCCTGGGAAAAGATTCGTACCCAGCGCCCCGACGCCCGCCTCGTCATCGTCGGCGACGGCCCCGAGCGCAAAGCCCTGGAAAAGGCTTGGCCCGACGCTCTCTTCGCCGGGGCTCGACGAGGAGACGACTTGGCCGCCCACTACGCCTCGGCCGACTTTTTCCTCTTCCCGAGCATTACCGAAACCTTTGGCAACGTCGTTACCGAAGCCCTCGCCAGCGGCCTCGTCGTTCTCGCCTTCGACTACGCTGCCCCCGGTAAATTTATCCAGCACGAAGAGAACGGATTCATCGTCCCCTTCAAGAACGAGGAAGCCTTCCTCACCGTCGCGGACTGCCTCACGCCATCGGATCAAGACTGGTCAGCGATGCGCGAAGCCGCCCGCGAAACCGGACTCCAACTCTCCTGGGAGGCGGTCCTCGAACGATTCGTGAAAGATCTCCGCGAAGCCATCGCCCAACAGAAAGCCGACGGGCTCCAGCAAATCTAA
- a CDS encoding transposase, producing MSRTVNGEALFGDREREVLRKMIWQVAEFSGVRVVTYAVMKNHFHILVEVPPAGTEVPDAELVRRYRKLYPKPTPWNPMPAEVLEGHLKDNFLDGRELRKELTRRMHDVSEFMRTLKLRFTLWFNRSRDRFGPLWSARFKSVLVEGGRWALRTVAAYIDLNAVRAGLVADPKDYRFCGYAEALGGGRLARAGLSVVDKDLAGYRQTLYGAGDGEKEGKASISHEEAVRVLQEEKGKLPLSVVLRCRVRYFSDGMVLGSEDFVNKFLENEPEGKRARRPHPLRGSDWKGLSIGTGLRKGLFG from the coding sequence ATGAGTCGGACGGTGAATGGGGAGGCTCTCTTTGGCGACCGGGAGCGGGAGGTTTTGCGGAAAATGATATGGCAGGTTGCTGAGTTTTCCGGGGTTCGGGTGGTTACTTATGCGGTGATGAAGAACCATTTTCATATTTTGGTGGAGGTGCCACCAGCAGGGACGGAGGTTCCGGATGCGGAGTTGGTTCGTCGGTATCGCAAGCTGTATCCTAAGCCTACTCCTTGGAATCCAATGCCTGCTGAGGTTTTGGAGGGGCATTTGAAGGATAACTTTCTTGATGGGAGGGAGTTGCGTAAGGAACTGACCCGCCGGATGCATGATGTTTCGGAGTTTATGCGGACTCTGAAGCTCCGTTTTACGCTTTGGTTCAATCGGTCGCGGGATCGGTTTGGGCCGCTTTGGTCGGCACGTTTTAAGAGTGTGCTGGTGGAAGGGGGTCGGTGGGCACTCAGAACGGTAGCGGCCTATATCGACTTGAACGCGGTTCGGGCGGGGTTGGTTGCGGATCCTAAGGATTATCGATTTTGTGGGTATGCGGAGGCGCTTGGGGGCGGGCGGTTGGCTCGGGCCGGGCTTTCTGTTGTGGATAAGGACCTGGCGGGGTATCGGCAGACTTTGTATGGGGCTGGTGATGGTGAGAAAGAAGGGAAAGCATCGATTTCCCACGAAGAAGCGGTGCGGGTTTTGCAAGAGGAGAAGGGGAAGTTGCCTCTTTCGGTGGTTTTGCGGTGCCGGGTTCGCTATTTTTCGGACGGGATGGTGCTGGGATCGGAAGACTTTGTGAACAAGTTTCTAGAAAACGAACCGGAAGGGAAGCGAGCGCGAAGACCTCATCCGTTGCGTGGGAGTGACTGGAAAGGGCTGTCTATTGGTACTGGCTTGCGCAAGGGGTTGTTTGGGTGA
- the accB gene encoding acetyl-CoA carboxylase biotin carboxyl carrier protein, with the protein MDIDQIEKLVELMKDSDLSSMEIEEETFRIRLAREKEIIAVHGGGGASAPAPLPSPATSAPAAAGGASAPEPEEKGIVYVKSPMVGTFYRAPSPDSPPFAEEGGKVKADSVVCIIEAMKVMNEIQSEVSGKIVEILVENGEPVEFGQALMKVKEG; encoded by the coding sequence TTGGACATCGATCAGATCGAAAAACTCGTCGAACTCATGAAGGACAGTGACCTGTCTTCCATGGAAATCGAAGAGGAGACCTTTCGTATTCGTCTCGCTCGCGAGAAAGAAATCATCGCCGTACACGGTGGTGGTGGCGCAAGTGCTCCCGCACCTCTGCCGAGCCCGGCTACCAGTGCTCCGGCTGCTGCTGGAGGAGCTTCTGCTCCCGAGCCCGAGGAAAAGGGAATTGTTTACGTGAAATCTCCCATGGTGGGAACTTTCTACCGTGCTCCTTCGCCGGACAGCCCTCCCTTTGCGGAAGAGGGTGGTAAGGTTAAAGCCGACTCCGTCGTTTGCATTATCGAAGCGATGAAAGTCATGAACGAAATCCAATCCGAAGTGAGTGGAAAGATCGTCGAGATTCTCGTGGAGAACGGCGAACCTGTCGAATTTGGACAGGCCCTGATGAAGGTAAAGGAAGGCTAA
- the accC gene encoding acetyl-CoA carboxylase biotin carboxylase subunit, translating into MLKKILIANRGEIALRVIRACRELGIETLAVYSEADEQSIHCQVADDAICIGPAASSESYLKADRILSAAELANVDAIHPGYGFLSENADFAEQCESCNIKFIGPSSNTIRIMGDKALARETVKAAKVPTVPGSAGAIQDDKEALKLAKEIGFPVIIKAVSGGGGRGMRVAHNAVAFQREFESARNEAEKAFGDASVYVEKFIQDPRHIEFQILADEHGKIVHLGERDCSVQRRHQKVIEEAPSPFLSSDLRRKMGRAAVKAAEAANYQNAGTIEFLVDKNGDFYFIEMNTRIQVEHPVTEIVTGIDLIKKQIQIASGEPLGIEQKQVRISGKHAIECRICAEDPSRNFAPSPGEIKLYFPPGGPGVRVDSHVYSGYPVPPHYDSMIGKLITYGETREEAIVHMNRALKEYLIRGINTNIPFLQAIVSDPVFRQGQTTTRYVEEFLARTPRYLLSPTQPDKV; encoded by the coding sequence ATGCTAAAAAAAATCCTCATCGCCAACCGCGGGGAAATTGCCCTTCGAGTGATTCGTGCCTGCCGAGAGCTGGGCATTGAGACTCTCGCGGTTTACTCTGAAGCCGACGAACAGTCGATCCACTGTCAGGTGGCTGACGATGCTATCTGCATCGGACCGGCCGCCAGTTCCGAGAGCTATCTGAAGGCCGACCGGATCCTCAGTGCGGCCGAGCTCGCCAACGTCGACGCGATTCACCCTGGGTACGGATTCCTGTCCGAGAATGCTGATTTCGCCGAACAGTGCGAAAGCTGCAACATCAAGTTCATCGGGCCTTCCTCCAACACGATCCGGATCATGGGCGACAAGGCCTTGGCCCGGGAAACCGTGAAGGCTGCCAAGGTTCCGACCGTTCCGGGGAGTGCTGGGGCGATTCAGGACGACAAGGAGGCGCTGAAATTGGCCAAAGAGATCGGATTTCCGGTTATCATTAAAGCCGTTTCCGGTGGGGGTGGACGCGGAATGCGCGTGGCTCACAATGCCGTCGCCTTTCAACGGGAATTCGAAAGTGCCCGCAACGAAGCCGAAAAGGCTTTCGGGGACGCTTCCGTCTACGTCGAGAAGTTCATTCAGGATCCGCGCCACATCGAGTTTCAGATTCTCGCCGACGAGCACGGCAAGATCGTCCACCTCGGTGAGCGCGATTGCTCTGTGCAACGCCGTCACCAAAAGGTGATCGAAGAGGCTCCTTCTCCTTTCCTCTCTTCCGACCTCCGTCGCAAGATGGGCCGGGCCGCGGTCAAGGCTGCTGAAGCGGCGAACTACCAGAATGCTGGTACAATCGAGTTCCTCGTCGATAAAAACGGAGATTTCTACTTCATCGAGATGAACACCCGGATTCAGGTGGAGCATCCAGTTACGGAAATCGTCACTGGAATCGACCTGATCAAGAAGCAGATTCAAATCGCTTCGGGCGAGCCCCTCGGAATCGAACAGAAGCAGGTCCGCATCAGTGGCAAACACGCCATTGAGTGCCGTATTTGCGCCGAAGATCCGTCCCGTAATTTTGCCCCTTCACCGGGTGAGATCAAACTCTACTTCCCTCCCGGTGGCCCTGGGGTTCGCGTAGATTCTCATGTGTATTCCGGCTATCCGGTCCCCCCTCATTACGACTCCATGATCGGAAAACTGATCACGTACGGAGAAACTCGTGAGGAGGCAATTGTCCACATGAACCGGGCACTGAAGGAATATCTGATCCGCGGCATCAACACCAACATTCCCTTCCTCCAAGCAATTGTCAGCGACCCGGTATTCCGCCAGGGGCAAACGACGACCCGCTACGTGGAAGAATTCCTGGCCCGGACTCCTCGGTACCTTCTCTCTCCCACTCAACCCGATAAAGTATAA
- a CDS encoding Asp23/Gls24 family envelope stress response protein: MEQPNSSDNESTVPFVSEESSTLGEIRINHSVVANIVRIATLSVPGVHSVGGGRFEGITEMFAKREGERGVRVSEDEGGTYEIDIRVILDFGVELARTGGQIQQTVREEVSKMTSKDVARVDITIDGVHVPEEPKQESGQWTG; the protein is encoded by the coding sequence ATGGAACAACCGAACTCATCCGATAACGAATCCACTGTCCCATTTGTCTCCGAGGAGAGTTCGACTCTTGGCGAGATTCGGATCAACCATAGCGTCGTCGCCAACATCGTTCGAATCGCGACCCTGAGCGTCCCTGGAGTTCACTCCGTGGGCGGTGGCCGATTCGAGGGCATTACCGAGATGTTTGCCAAGCGTGAAGGCGAACGGGGTGTGCGCGTCAGCGAAGACGAAGGCGGGACCTACGAGATCGACATCCGCGTCATTCTGGATTTCGGAGTTGAGCTGGCCCGCACGGGCGGACAGATCCAGCAGACCGTTCGCGAAGAAGTTTCGAAGATGACGAGCAAAGATGTCGCTCGGGTAGATATTACCATCGACGGCGTCCATGTTCCTGAAGAACCAAAGCAAGAATCGGGACAGTGGACTGGCTAA
- the amaP gene encoding alkaline shock response membrane anchor protein AmaP → MEEKIKSWFTELVGTDFQFLAQREFQFIVGAALALLIILLIIRYRPGRRIRAFRGETGRVDISRHAIHELVRSACEQMPEVYKSSIKIKVRRKLSITVRIRLESKAYLRDTASFLQAHLKDSLENNLGIQKVGKIEILVTGIRNGSSPKVDLNESARKEKSEPQKDRPQKVESAPEPSEASPQPAVSHTEEEPTPKPHAEVVPDPSTQKKEVAAIVKPDPSAPPPEKNAESESEEKDAPHPESKKNGPTFFNKKKI, encoded by the coding sequence ATGGAGGAAAAAATCAAAAGCTGGTTCACCGAGTTGGTGGGCACCGACTTCCAGTTTCTGGCGCAGAGAGAGTTCCAGTTTATCGTGGGGGCCGCTCTGGCGCTCCTTATCATCCTCCTCATAATTCGGTACCGCCCCGGACGTCGGATCCGCGCCTTCCGAGGGGAAACGGGCCGGGTGGACATTTCCCGCCATGCCATCCACGAACTGGTTCGTTCTGCATGCGAGCAGATGCCGGAAGTGTACAAATCCTCGATCAAAATCAAGGTTCGCCGGAAACTGAGCATCACGGTTCGCATTCGACTCGAAAGCAAAGCTTATCTACGGGATACAGCTTCATTCCTACAGGCCCACCTCAAGGACTCACTGGAAAACAATTTGGGAATCCAGAAGGTCGGGAAAATTGAGATTCTAGTCACGGGGATCCGCAATGGGTCCAGCCCCAAGGTCGATCTCAACGAGAGCGCTCGCAAAGAAAAATCCGAACCGCAAAAAGATCGACCTCAAAAGGTGGAGTCCGCGCCCGAACCATCGGAAGCATCCCCACAACCGGCAGTTTCTCACACCGAAGAAGAGCCGACTCCAAAACCTCATGCAGAAGTAGTCCCGGACCCTTCCACTCAGAAAAAGGAAGTGGCCGCGATCGTGAAACCGGACCCTTCCGCACCGCCTCCGGAGAAAAACGCTGAGAGCGAATCCGAGGAAAAGGATGCCCCCCACCCCGAATCAAAAAAAAACGGCCCCACCTTCTTTAATAAGAAGAAAATTTAG
- a CDS encoding lysophospholipid acyltransferase family protein yields MKPCTDDESLIELEKSIQNPLARKGYGLVSPMLERLIGIRAVNQLYDSSRRSSPETFFQNTLRSLGVSYRFSEQEAARIPPDGPVFVISNHPFGGLDGIILGDFLQSIRKDSKLLANYLLLRMSEMEPLVYGIDPFGGTKAARYNARSVKESLRWVRDGHLLATFPAGEVSHFRLKQKRVTDSDWNPVSAKLIQKSGACVVPIFFYGGNSFFFNLMGTIHPRLRTLLLARELTNKRGREVSLKIGSPISAGKIAKFTDEKDLLDFLRLRTYLLGGSERRPRGPLRIRPNIRLAIPQKQKPVDPDHDPLIEPVPKKKLVGEIERLAEGSLIFERKQFRVYVVKGSDAPNILLEIGRLRELTFRDVSEGTGKPYDTDHFDLDYLQLFLWNAEEQEIVGGYRMGQTDAILPKKRKRGFYTSTLFRFRTAFLESMDPAMELGRSFIIPSYQRKFATLSLLWQGIGAFISANPRYRYLFGPVSINCEYETISKDLIIHFLRGNNFDPLLSGKVKAKTPPEKSRLLSKEEKAAIARGVKDIDDVSALIAEIEPDQKGVPTLLRHYVKLNARFLSFNVDADFSDVLDGLMVVDLLETDEKTLRFFMGGEEQTKRFYRQHRKEVELAEQI; encoded by the coding sequence ATGAAGCCCTGCACGGACGACGAATCACTGATCGAACTCGAAAAGAGCATCCAGAATCCCCTTGCGCGTAAAGGGTATGGTCTGGTCTCGCCAATGCTTGAGCGATTAATCGGCATCCGCGCCGTCAACCAGCTCTACGACAGCAGCCGGCGGAGCTCCCCGGAGACCTTTTTCCAAAACACCCTCCGAAGCTTGGGAGTCAGCTATCGGTTTAGCGAACAGGAAGCCGCTCGCATCCCTCCCGACGGTCCCGTCTTCGTCATCTCCAACCATCCTTTCGGCGGGTTGGACGGGATCATCCTCGGCGACTTCCTCCAATCCATCCGCAAAGACAGTAAGCTCCTCGCAAACTATCTTCTCTTGCGAATGAGTGAGATGGAGCCCCTCGTCTACGGAATCGATCCTTTCGGCGGGACAAAAGCTGCCCGCTACAATGCCCGCTCGGTGAAAGAATCGCTGCGCTGGGTCCGGGATGGACACCTCCTCGCCACCTTCCCCGCCGGCGAAGTCTCCCACTTCCGCCTCAAGCAGAAGCGGGTCACAGACTCCGATTGGAATCCCGTTTCCGCGAAGTTGATCCAAAAATCCGGCGCCTGCGTCGTCCCCATCTTCTTCTACGGGGGCAACAGCTTTTTCTTTAACCTTATGGGGACGATCCATCCCCGCCTGAGAACGTTGCTCCTGGCCCGAGAACTGACGAATAAACGCGGGCGCGAAGTTTCTCTAAAGATCGGCTCCCCCATTTCGGCTGGCAAGATTGCAAAGTTCACCGACGAAAAGGACCTCCTCGATTTTCTGCGGCTGCGCACCTATCTACTGGGAGGATCCGAGAGGCGCCCGCGGGGACCACTTCGTATTCGACCCAATATTCGCTTGGCGATTCCCCAAAAGCAAAAGCCAGTAGACCCCGACCACGACCCATTGATCGAACCAGTTCCCAAGAAAAAACTGGTGGGTGAAATCGAACGCCTCGCCGAAGGCAGCCTCATTTTCGAGCGCAAGCAATTCCGCGTCTACGTCGTAAAAGGCTCGGACGCTCCCAACATCCTCCTCGAGATTGGTCGTTTGCGGGAGCTCACCTTCCGCGACGTCAGCGAGGGCACCGGAAAGCCCTACGATACCGACCACTTCGACCTGGACTACCTTCAACTCTTTCTCTGGAACGCCGAAGAACAAGAAATCGTCGGCGGCTACCGGATGGGCCAAACCGATGCCATCCTCCCGAAGAAGCGAAAACGTGGCTTCTACACCAGTACGCTCTTCCGGTTCCGCACCGCTTTCCTTGAAAGCATGGACCCGGCCATGGAACTTGGCCGCTCCTTCATCATCCCATCCTACCAGCGCAAGTTTGCGACCCTCTCTTTACTCTGGCAGGGGATCGGAGCCTTCATCTCAGCGAACCCCCGCTATCGCTACCTTTTCGGCCCGGTCAGCATCAACTGCGAGTATGAAACCATCTCCAAGGACCTGATCATTCACTTCCTGCGCGGCAACAACTTCGATCCGTTGCTCTCCGGAAAGGTAAAGGCAAAAACCCCGCCCGAAAAAAGTCGTCTTCTCAGCAAAGAGGAAAAAGCCGCGATCGCGCGCGGGGTCAAAGACATCGACGACGTTTCGGCCCTGATTGCCGAGATCGAGCCCGACCAAAAGGGAGTGCCCACATTACTGAGACACTACGTAAAGTTGAATGCCCGTTTCCTGAGCTTCAACGTCGATGCGGATTTCTCCGATGTTCTCGACGGCCTCATGGTCGTCGACCTCTTGGAGACCGATGAGAAAACCCTCCGTTTCTTCATGGGGGGAGAGGAGCAAACGAAACGCTTCTACAGGCAACACCGCAAAGAAGTGGAGCTCGCCGAGCAAATATAA